Proteins found in one Calditrichota bacterium genomic segment:
- a CDS encoding metallophosphoesterase — protein sequence MIQKRFFHYFVMLIVLLSISLILFSCSKDKNNPVSPEEGNYPSLNFAIFSDAHYYDPSLGTSSDAFKAYLAQDRKMLAESKATLESVVSDLKAADIEVVLVTGDLTKDGEKQNHEQMAAYLAQIEAAGKKVYVIPGNHDIQNSASMSYPDDGDPVPIPSVTPEEFKSIYNDFGYAEAIDNDPNSLSYVAQPKDSIWILGIDDCNYNGKYADISWIGGDLKSESITWIKSKLQEAKSKGITVITMMHHGLVEHFPNMEAVFPEYLISDWQNKAKDFAAAGLNIIFTGHHHANDISELVDGDNFVIDVQTGSLVSYPVPYRLLTFDGNKQTLKITSVFVSSINYDTGGMDFQSYAKNSLASGFPPLVVATLMSLGVDSTSAQQLEPLVTPTLIAYYHGDEPNYQDATINAGINSLITSGDPTAFQFGMLLMGVWNDLTWDNNVTIDLKTGDISANSSGPMMVFK from the coding sequence ATGATTCAAAAACGTTTTTTTCACTATTTCGTCATGCTGATTGTGCTTTTGTCAATCAGTCTGATTCTCTTTTCTTGTTCAAAAGACAAAAATAATCCGGTGAGCCCGGAAGAGGGGAATTACCCGTCGTTAAATTTTGCCATTTTTTCAGATGCCCATTATTATGATCCGTCGTTGGGTACAAGCAGCGACGCTTTCAAAGCGTATCTTGCTCAAGACCGCAAAATGCTCGCTGAGAGCAAAGCCACGCTGGAATCCGTCGTGAGCGATCTCAAGGCTGCCGATATTGAGGTGGTTTTAGTCACCGGCGATTTGACTAAAGACGGGGAAAAGCAAAATCACGAACAGATGGCGGCTTATCTGGCGCAAATCGAAGCCGCAGGGAAGAAAGTGTACGTGATCCCCGGGAATCACGACATTCAAAATTCAGCGTCCATGAGCTACCCGGACGATGGCGATCCGGTACCGATTCCGAGTGTGACGCCGGAAGAATTCAAATCCATTTACAACGACTTTGGCTACGCCGAAGCAATTGACAATGACCCCAATTCGCTGAGCTATGTGGCGCAGCCAAAAGACAGCATCTGGATTCTGGGGATTGACGATTGCAATTACAACGGGAAATACGCGGACATTAGCTGGATCGGCGGCGATTTGAAATCGGAATCAATCACCTGGATTAAGTCGAAGTTACAGGAAGCCAAATCAAAAGGAATAACTGTCATCACCATGATGCACCACGGTCTGGTGGAACACTTTCCGAACATGGAAGCGGTTTTCCCGGAATATCTCATCAGCGATTGGCAGAATAAAGCAAAAGATTTCGCGGCTGCGGGATTGAACATAATCTTTACCGGGCACCATCACGCGAATGACATTTCCGAATTAGTTGACGGAGATAATTTTGTGATCGATGTTCAGACCGGTTCGCTGGTCAGCTATCCGGTGCCTTATCGTCTGCTTACTTTTGACGGCAATAAACAAACTTTGAAAATTACGAGCGTGTTTGTCTCCAGCATTAACTACGACACCGGAGGCATGGATTTTCAGTCTTATGCGAAAAATTCTCTTGCATCTGGCTTTCCTCCGCTCGTAGTTGCGACGTTGATGTCATTAGGCGTGGACAGCACGAGCGCTCAGCAATTGGAGCCGTTAGTAACGCCGACGCTCATCGCCTACTATCACGGCGACGAGCCTAACTATCAGGATGCCACAATTAATGCAGGAATAAATTCATTAATCACCAGCGGCGATCCCACAGCGTTTCAGTTCGGCATGTTGCTGATGGGCGTGTGGAATGATTTGACCTGGGACAACAATGTTACTATCGATCTGAAAACCGGCGATATTTCAGCTAATAGCTCGGGGCCGATGATGGTTTTTAAGTAA
- the recQ gene encoding DNA helicase RecQ, with protein MFNLEKTLKKYFGYEEFRPLQKEIIDAALARKDIFVLMPTGGGKSLCYQLPAIVQTGLTVVISPLISLMKDQVDTLRDLGVAAEFLNSTMTSEKMDDVKNRLLQNKVKILYVAPERLVLESFLRFLEKLSIDLFAIDEAHCISEWGHDFRPEYRKLVVLREKFDHVPLMALTATATPVVQKDIVEILKMQDPRIFRASFNRANLFYRVLPKGDTYTHLTDYLQAHLKQSGIIYCQSRKTVDRLANALNDDGFRALPYHAGLETGERTKNQEAFIRENVDIIVATIAFGMGIDKPNVRFVIHYDLPKNLESYYQETGRAGRDDLKSDCILFYSYGDKAKIEYFIKEKPSERERKIALKKLHQLIDYCQSPVCRRKLILEYFGEKYEQENCGACDNCLRKEDDSQKFDGTIIAQKMLSCVYRLNQRFGMNYVIDVLRGSQSERIFQNGHQDLPTYGIGEKIPRKRWITFAQELIRLGYLQIEGTTYPIMKLTAKSRDVLFGDEKVMLTPYVEKRPKRAAAPTEYDDNLFERLRQLRKRIADEKNVPPYVIFHDRTLQELAEKMPTTWDELRLIFGMGETKLKQHGPRFLKEIIAYGEEKKI; from the coding sequence TTGTTCAATTTAGAAAAAACTTTAAAAAAATATTTCGGCTACGAAGAATTCAGGCCTCTGCAAAAAGAAATCATCGATGCCGCGCTTGCGCGTAAGGATATTTTTGTACTCATGCCCACTGGCGGCGGCAAGTCGCTGTGTTACCAATTGCCTGCCATCGTTCAGACGGGGTTGACTGTCGTCATCTCTCCCTTGATTTCACTGATGAAAGATCAGGTGGATACACTGCGCGATTTAGGCGTTGCGGCGGAGTTTTTGAACAGTACGATGACTTCCGAAAAGATGGACGACGTCAAAAATCGGCTGTTGCAAAACAAGGTGAAAATTCTCTACGTGGCGCCCGAGCGATTGGTGCTGGAGTCTTTTCTGCGATTTTTGGAGAAATTGAGCATTGACTTGTTCGCCATTGACGAGGCGCATTGCATTTCCGAATGGGGCCATGATTTCAGGCCTGAATATCGAAAGCTGGTGGTTTTGCGGGAAAAATTTGACCATGTACCGCTGATGGCACTTACAGCAACGGCGACGCCAGTAGTGCAGAAAGATATTGTCGAAATTCTGAAGATGCAGGATCCCCGAATTTTCAGGGCGAGCTTCAACAGAGCCAATCTTTTCTACCGCGTTTTGCCGAAAGGGGACACCTACACTCATCTGACCGATTACCTGCAAGCGCATCTCAAGCAATCGGGAATTATTTACTGCCAGAGCCGCAAAACCGTGGACCGACTGGCGAATGCGCTGAACGACGACGGATTCCGTGCACTGCCCTATCACGCGGGTCTGGAAACCGGAGAGCGCACGAAAAACCAGGAAGCCTTCATTCGCGAAAATGTGGACATCATCGTGGCGACGATTGCCTTTGGCATGGGCATTGACAAACCCAATGTGCGGTTTGTGATTCACTACGATTTGCCGAAAAATCTGGAAAGCTACTATCAGGAAACAGGCCGCGCCGGCAGGGACGATTTGAAAAGCGACTGCATCTTATTTTACAGCTACGGCGATAAGGCGAAGATTGAATATTTTATCAAAGAAAAGCCGAGCGAGCGGGAGCGGAAAATTGCGCTGAAGAAATTGCACCAACTCATCGACTATTGCCAGAGTCCGGTTTGCCGCCGAAAACTGATTCTCGAATATTTTGGTGAAAAGTACGAGCAAGAAAATTGCGGTGCCTGCGATAACTGCCTGAGGAAAGAAGACGACAGTCAGAAATTTGACGGGACGATCATCGCGCAAAAAATGCTTTCCTGCGTCTATCGCCTGAATCAAAGATTTGGCATGAATTACGTCATCGATGTGCTGCGCGGCTCCCAAAGCGAGCGCATTTTTCAGAATGGCCATCAGGATTTGCCAACTTACGGCATTGGCGAAAAAATTCCCAGAAAAAGATGGATCACCTTTGCGCAGGAATTGATTCGCTTGGGCTATTTGCAAATTGAGGGTACCACTTATCCGATAATGAAATTAACCGCTAAAAGCAGAGATGTTCTGTTCGGCGATGAAAAAGTGATGCTGACGCCTTACGTGGAAAAGCGGCCCAAACGAGCGGCGGCTCCGACAGAATATGATGACAATTTATTCGAGCGATTGCGCCAGTTGAGAAAACGCATTGCCGATGAGAAAAATGTCCCGCCTTACGTGATTTTTCACGATCGCACGTTGCAGGAATTGGCTGAAAAAATGCCAACCACCTGGGATGAGTTGCGGCTGATTTTTGGCATGGGTGAGACAAAACTGAAACAGCACGGGCCGCGATTTTTGAAGGAGATTATTGCGTACGGGGAAGAAAAGAAGATTTAG